A window from Archangium lipolyticum encodes these proteins:
- a CDS encoding antibiotic biosynthesis monooxygenase → MSMKRTFRAPIRHPGAGAINPSLWTLESPAAQRAAAEAALSAMPASPGLLRFSVFRGLEDLTLFLLSQWTDVAARDAFLAISAVPRASVDEEVPGIRRDWRKPASPYRGFVSGEKEEAGCLVVVHQPLLRPDPQVQRDWVDTVLTALEADPHPPSGLLSATFFLSDDGAHVLNLAEWTSADAHRAALRHGTDPRAQHGSIGDSPLWRAVRSHPGIRAEYEVRRFELLGAVEP, encoded by the coding sequence ATGTCGATGAAACGCACCTTCCGGGCCCCGATTCGCCACCCTGGCGCCGGAGCCATCAACCCCAGTCTCTGGACCCTCGAGTCCCCCGCGGCGCAGCGGGCCGCCGCCGAAGCCGCGCTGTCCGCCATGCCCGCGTCGCCGGGCCTCCTGCGCTTCAGCGTGTTTCGTGGGCTCGAGGACCTCACGCTCTTCCTCCTCTCCCAATGGACGGACGTGGCCGCGCGCGATGCCTTCCTCGCGATCAGCGCGGTGCCGCGGGCGTCCGTCGATGAAGAGGTGCCGGGCATCCGCCGCGACTGGCGGAAGCCGGCCAGTCCCTATCGCGGCTTCGTCAGCGGGGAAAAAGAGGAGGCCGGGTGCCTCGTGGTCGTGCACCAGCCATTGCTGCGCCCGGACCCCCAGGTCCAGCGCGACTGGGTGGACACGGTCTTGACCGCGCTGGAGGCGGATCCCCATCCGCCCTCCGGCCTGCTCTCCGCGACGTTCTTCCTGTCGGATGACGGCGCGCACGTCCTCAACCTCGCCGAATGGACGAGCGCCGATGCGCACCGCGCGGCGCTGCGGCACGGGACGGATCCACGGGCCCAACACGGGAGCATCGGTGACTCGCCCCTCTGGCGGGCGGTCCGCTCGCACCCGGGCATCCGCGCCGAGTACGAGGTCAGGCGATTCGAGCTCCTCGGCGCGGTCGAGCCCTGA
- a CDS encoding metal-dependent hydrolase family protein, which translates to MRHALLLASLLALPASAAEPTPPRALVLKASRLFDARSGKLVTPGQVVVVGGKISAVGPTAAVPAGAEVLELGDATLLPGFMDAHAHLTTQPGEDWRQDVLDTFQRTIPEQTLDALPYARATLMAGFTTVRNLGAGDFIDVGLRNGIRRGTAVGPRILTATAGLGTTGGHCDDGNSFRKGLLVEEASRGVADGPEAFRAKVRENIKYGADLIKVCATGGVLSLNDDVGSPQLTQAELEALVDEAHTRGRKVAAHAHGAEGAKRAIRAGVDSIEHGSFLDDEALALMKQKGTWFVPTALALQGVLERADKGMLPPEIARKGREAAASHRQALRKALTSGVKVAFGTDSGVYPHGRNAEEFALLVGAGMKPAEALRAATVHAAELLGVRDSLGTLEAGKLADVVAVPGDPLQDIRRTQQVFFVMKEGVVYRNDRVPVSAQSTR; encoded by the coding sequence ATGAGACATGCGCTCCTGCTCGCCTCCCTCCTCGCGTTGCCCGCTTCCGCCGCCGAGCCCACCCCGCCCAGGGCCCTCGTCCTCAAGGCCTCCCGCCTCTTCGACGCGAGGAGTGGGAAGCTCGTCACCCCCGGCCAGGTCGTCGTGGTGGGCGGGAAGATTTCCGCCGTGGGCCCCACCGCCGCCGTGCCCGCGGGCGCCGAGGTGCTGGAGCTCGGGGACGCCACGCTGCTGCCCGGTTTCATGGACGCGCACGCGCACCTCACCACCCAGCCGGGTGAGGACTGGCGGCAGGACGTGCTCGACACCTTCCAGCGCACCATCCCCGAGCAGACGCTCGACGCGCTGCCGTACGCCCGGGCCACCTTGATGGCGGGCTTCACCACGGTGCGAAACCTGGGCGCCGGGGACTTCATCGACGTGGGCCTGCGCAATGGCATCCGCCGCGGCACCGCCGTGGGCCCGCGCATCCTCACCGCCACCGCGGGGCTGGGCACCACCGGAGGCCACTGCGACGACGGCAACTCGTTCCGCAAGGGGCTACTCGTGGAGGAGGCCTCGCGCGGCGTCGCCGATGGCCCCGAGGCCTTCCGCGCCAAGGTGCGCGAGAACATCAAGTACGGGGCGGACCTCATCAAGGTGTGCGCCACCGGCGGGGTGCTCAGCCTCAATGACGACGTGGGCTCGCCCCAGCTCACCCAGGCCGAGCTGGAGGCGCTCGTCGACGAGGCCCATACCCGCGGGCGCAAGGTGGCCGCGCACGCGCACGGGGCGGAGGGGGCCAAGCGCGCCATCCGCGCGGGCGTGGACTCCATCGAGCACGGCTCGTTCCTGGATGACGAGGCGCTGGCGCTGATGAAGCAGAAGGGCACCTGGTTCGTGCCCACGGCGCTCGCGCTGCAGGGGGTGCTGGAGCGCGCCGACAAGGGGATGCTGCCGCCGGAGATCGCCCGCAAGGGCCGGGAGGCCGCGGCGAGTCACCGGCAGGCGCTGCGCAAGGCCCTCACGAGTGGCGTGAAGGTGGCCTTCGGCACGGACTCGGGGGTGTACCCCCACGGGCGCAACGCCGAGGAGTTCGCGCTGCTGGTGGGGGCGGGGATGAAGCCGGCCGAGGCCCTGCGCGCCGCCACCGTGCACGCCGCCGAGCTGCTCGGGGTGCGGGACTCGCTGGGCACCCTGGAGGCGGGGAAGCTGGCCGACGTGGTGGCCGTGCCCGGAGACCCGCTCCAGGACATCCGCCGCACCCAGCAGGTCTTCTTCGTCATGAAGGAGGGCGTGGTGTACCGCAACGACAGGGTCCCGGTGTCCGCCCAGTCCACCCGGTAG
- the soxR gene encoding redox-sensitive transcriptional activator SoxR, which yields MPLDELTVGQVAMRSGVSVSALRFYEDKGLLSSRRTSGNQRRYPRDVLRRVAFIRAAQQVGIPLERIREALSCLPEQRTPTVADWARLSSHWREELDARIAGLQQVRDDLTGCIGCGCLSLKSCKLANPGDRLGKQGPGARKWAPRRGGS from the coding sequence ATGCCACTGGATGAGCTCACGGTGGGGCAGGTCGCGATGCGCAGCGGTGTCAGCGTCTCCGCGCTCCGCTTCTACGAGGACAAGGGGCTGCTGAGCAGCCGCCGCACGAGCGGCAACCAACGCCGCTACCCGCGAGACGTCCTGCGCCGCGTCGCCTTCATCCGGGCCGCGCAGCAGGTCGGCATTCCGCTCGAGCGGATCCGCGAGGCGCTCAGCTGCCTGCCCGAGCAGCGTACGCCCACGGTGGCGGACTGGGCGAGGCTGTCCTCCCACTGGCGAGAGGAGCTCGACGCGCGCATCGCGGGGCTGCAGCAGGTGCGCGACGACCTGACGGGCTGCATCGGCTGCGGCTGCCTGTCCTTGAAGAGCTGCAAGCTGGCCAACCCGGGCGACCGCCTGGGCAAGCAGGGGCCGGGGGCGCGCAAGTGGGCGCCGCGCCGGGGCGGAAGCTGA
- a CDS encoding NADPH-dependent FMN reductase, whose protein sequence is MNEQPTQTPSNLPGPAFAPLRLAIILGSVREGRFADTLSSWLVPELRRLHDGELDVIDLRHAGLSFGWGHEPAPLPEGTPGFDERIAAADGFVFVVPEYNHSFPGPLKTAIDQAYSEWNAKPAAFVSYGGTSGGLRAVEQLRLVLGELHVVDIRDGVSFPNIGRQFDANGQPRDAEGVRQAVRLMLGQLEWWARALQTARRQRPYGSR, encoded by the coding sequence ATGAACGAGCAACCGACCCAAACCCCTTCCAACCTCCCCGGCCCTGCCTTCGCTCCGCTGCGCCTGGCCATCATCCTGGGCAGCGTGCGCGAGGGCCGCTTCGCTGACACTCTTTCTTCCTGGCTGGTGCCGGAGCTCCGCCGGCTGCACGACGGCGAGCTGGACGTCATCGACCTGCGCCACGCCGGGCTGTCCTTCGGCTGGGGCCACGAGCCCGCGCCCTTGCCCGAAGGAACACCGGGCTTCGACGAGCGCATCGCCGCGGCGGACGGCTTCGTGTTCGTCGTGCCCGAGTACAACCACTCCTTCCCGGGGCCCCTGAAGACGGCCATCGACCAGGCCTATTCGGAGTGGAACGCCAAGCCAGCGGCGTTCGTGTCGTATGGCGGCACATCGGGTGGCCTGCGAGCGGTGGAGCAGCTGCGCCTCGTGCTGGGCGAGCTGCACGTCGTGGACATCCGGGATGGCGTGAGCTTCCCCAACATCGGGAGACAGTTCGACGCGAACGGGCAACCCCGCGACGCCGAGGGCGTGCGCCAGGCGGTGCGGCTCATGCTGGGCCAGCTCGAGTGGTGGGCGCGCGCTCTCCAGACCGCGCGCCGCCAGCGGCCCTACGGGAGCAGGTAA